The nucleotide sequence GCGGGTGTAGTGATCCGCCCACGGGTTGGGCCTGGGGCCCCGTCTGGGCATGGGCGCCGCTCCTTGCGCAAAGGGGCCGCTGCAAAGATGCCGCGGCCCATGCTGATGTTCGAAATCCCCATACAATTTGGTGCTTTTTTAGTCAACCGGGATCTGGTCAGAAGAGGGTTTCGACCGCTTCGGAAATGGTCCTGACGCCCACGGCTCGGAGCCCGGCGGGCACCTTCATGCGCTTCAAACTGCCGGCCGGAACAATGCAGCGGGTGAACCCCATTTTTTGGGTCTCGGCCACCCGGTTTTCAACATGGCTGATGGCGCGCACCTCCCCGGTGAGGCCCACCTCTCCGAGAACGATGGTGCCTTCGGGCAGGGCCTTGTCGAGGAAGCTGGAGGCCAGGGCCGCCACGATGCCCAGGTCCACGGCCGGCTCGCCGACCTTGATGCCGCCAGCCACGTTCATGAAGATGTCGTGGCCCATGAGGTGCATGCCGAGTTTTTTCTCCATCACCGCGGCCAGCAGGGCCACTCGGTTCTGATCCAGGCCGAGAATGGTGCGCCGCGGCGTGCCGAAACTGGTGCTGCTGGTCAGGGCCTGGAGTTCCACCAGAAGCGGCCGGCTGCCCTCCATGCTAGCGGTTACCACCGAACCCGGGGCGTTTTCGGGGCGCTCGGAGAGAAAAACGGCCGATGGGTTGGGGACCTCATCGAGACCCTTTTCCTTCATCTCAAACACCCCGATCTCGTTGGTGGAGCCGAAGCGGTTTTTCACCGCCCGCAGGATGCGGAACATGTGGTTGCGGTCGCCCTCGAAGTAGAGCACCGTGTCCACCATGTGCTCCAGCAGCCGCGGGCCCGCAATAGCGCCTTCCTTGGTGACGTGGCCCACCAGGAAGGTGGGGACGCCGCTCTTCTTGGCCATCAGCATCAGCCGCATGGCCGATTCCCGCACCTGGCTGACGCTGCCCGGGGCGGAGGCCAGCGCCGGGCTGAACATGGTCTGGATGGAATCCACCACCAGAACGTCGGGGGAGCAGGCCGCCACCATCGACAGGATGGCATCCAGGTCGGTTTCTGAGACCACCAGCATATTGCCCGCGATGGTGCCCAGACGCTGGCTGCGAAGCCGGATCTGTTTGACGGATTCCTCCCCGGAGACATACAACACTTTATGCTTGTCGCCGGCCAGACCGAAAAGGACCTGGAGCATCAGCGTGGATTTGCCGATGCCCGGGTCCCCGCCGATCAGCACCAGCGAGCCGCCCACCAGGCCGCCGCCCAAAACCCGGTCAAACTCCTGGAGATGGGTTTGCAGGCGTTTTTCGCCGTCGATGTTGACCGCGTCGATGGCCACAGGCTGGGCCCCCGTGCCTGTCAGCTGGGCCACCATGCCGACAGCGGCGCCATCCCGCCGGATCTCTTCCACCAGGCTGTCCCACTCGCCGCAGTCCGGGCATTTGCCCATCCATTTGGGGGCCTGGTGGCCGCATGCCTGGCATACGAAAACGGTTTTGACACTCTTTTTGACCATGACCCGTCCGGATTTAAGGGGAGGGGAATTTCGCGCACGGCACCATAGCATGCCCTCCCGGGCCGGCACAAGATGCCCCCTTGACGGCACCACAACCGTTTCCGTCATCGGAAAGTCTTGAAAAAATTGCCCCTTATCGTTATGAATGACTTTAAATCTTGAAATCCGGCGAGCCTGCTGCGTCCCTTGGCCAGGGATCGACCGGGAGAAGGCCTTCAAGGTGATTTTCCCTTAGAATCGCAGCGCGTATTATGGGAACACTATCTTTTTAGTCGCCAATTTGTTGAAGGGGTAGGCATGGATCTGAACACGGTTATTTTCTGGGTGGCCGTCGGTGCAGCGTTCTTTCTTCTCACCTGCATCGCAGTGATCGACATCGCCTACAAAGATTTCGGCGGGATCGAAAAAAAGGCTATTTGGGGTTTTGTGGCGATGGTGCCCTTTCTGGGCCCGCTGGTTTATTTCATCTTCGGCTATCGTAAGGGGCGCCGGCGCACCGGGGCAGGCAAAATCCCAAATTAATGTTTGACAAAAAAGGGGCTTTCCGATACTCAACCCCTGAATATTTTCAAGGTCCCATCGTCTAGCGGTCTAGGACGCCGGCCTCTCACGCCGGAAACAGGGGTTCGATTCCCCTTGGGATCACCAATAAAATTCAACGGGTTATAAATTGTAAGCCTTCATCTGGTAGGCCGGATACAAAATCCGGATACAAAAAACGCCTTCAGAGTTCCAGCTCTGAGGGCGTTAGTTTTTTGGAGAATGGGAGGGCTTCCGAGCAGCGGAAGTTGTTCTCCATTTTTCAGCATATCGGGCCGGAGGCGAGCGACGGCGGGGTTATGGGGGCGGTAATTCGGGTTCTTTCGGTGCCGCAGACATTGCGGCAAAACTCTCACCGGGCGCGGCGTTTTTCTGACCGGTCATCCCCTTTCGAGGATGCCGCTCAGTCGGAATGTCGCGGCGTCCGGTGAGAGGGAAGGTGTGTAATTGGGTTTATTTTAAGGGATGCGCAGGTCGGGGGCTAGTCGGAGTAGCCGCTGCCCACGATCAGGCCGCCTGCGGTCGTCTTGAGGTAGGAATGCTTCATCTTGCCCTGCCATTCATAGTCGACCCAAATGCCCTCCGGGGTAGATTGGCTGATGATGTCGTACAACGCGCTGGACTCTTCCTTCAGGCTTTTGCCGGCCAGGGTCGGATGAACGATCATGTTTCCGCCGGCTTCCATGATGAATGCATAGGGGTCGTAGTCATCTGCCTTGAACTCTGAGGCCGCTTTGCCGCCGTCGATGGCGGCCACGATGTCCTCTACGTTCTTCTGAATGGCAGCCTTGTCCGCGGCAAAAACATTGAAAGACAGGCATACGCCGAACATGACCACCATCGTCAAAATTGCAATTTTCCTCATTCCCCGCTCCTTGTTTGATTGGTGACTGGATAACTTCATTGGCCGACTCATCGCGCATCTTCCCACCTTGACCTCCGGGCTCACCTCCTTTCCATTCGGTGGGCGAACATTTTCATCAACTTTAAAAACTACCATACTTTAAAAACATTTTACATAAATTTTGTGAAATCTCAGGTCAAACACCGCTGTTTTTTTCCTTTCCCCCCCCTGTGTCAGAATAGTTGTCACCTCTAATGCCCAAGGTGCGGAAGGTATCCGGCACCCCACCCCGGGGTGGGGTGCCG is from Desulfobacteraceae bacterium and encodes:
- the radA gene encoding DNA repair protein RadA — its product is MVKKSVKTVFVCQACGHQAPKWMGKCPDCGEWDSLVEEIRRDGAAVGMVAQLTGTGAQPVAIDAVNIDGEKRLQTHLQEFDRVLGGGLVGGSLVLIGGDPGIGKSTLMLQVLFGLAGDKHKVLYVSGEESVKQIRLRSQRLGTIAGNMLVVSETDLDAILSMVAACSPDVLVVDSIQTMFSPALASAPGSVSQVRESAMRLMLMAKKSGVPTFLVGHVTKEGAIAGPRLLEHMVDTVLYFEGDRNHMFRILRAVKNRFGSTNEIGVFEMKEKGLDEVPNPSAVFLSERPENAPGSVVTASMEGSRPLLVELQALTSSTSFGTPRRTILGLDQNRVALLAAVMEKKLGMHLMGHDIFMNVAGGIKVGEPAVDLGIVAALASSFLDKALPEGTIVLGEVGLTGEVRAISHVENRVAETQKMGFTRCIVPAGSLKRMKVPAGLRAVGVRTISEAVETLF
- a CDS encoding PLD nuclease N-terminal domain-containing protein — its product is MARDRPGEGLQGDFPLESQRVLWEHYLFSRQFVEGVGMDLNTVIFWVAVGAAFFLLTCIAVIDIAYKDFGGIEKKAIWGFVAMVPFLGPLVYFIFGYRKGRRRTGAGKIPN